The segment GTTTGAAGATATCTGGTTCGAAACGCTTGTATCTGTTATTTATGCAGATTAGACGCTTATATTTATTCAGGAGTGAGCATCTATAATCTTCTATCTCTTTCTTACAATAGCATCGGCCTTCTGGGTGATGCTCCCTGCATATGTTCCAAATTCAGCAGCTGCAGCTGTCGGCGGAGGGATTCCCATAGACGGTGGTCATACCTGGTATGATGGAAAAAGGATTCTTGGCGATGGAAAAACCATTCGAGGATTTTTTGGCGGGGTAGCCTGTGGTTGCATCATAGGCATTCTACAGATAATGGCGCAGGGACAGCCGGTCTTCTCAATGCTTCCTAAGTTAAACATCTTTTCTGTCTTGCTTCTTGCAACCGGCGCTCTTGTTGGTGACATGGTAAAAAGTTTCTTCAAGCGCCGGGCAGGAATTGAACGGGGAGGAAAATGGCCTCTTGTTGACCAGTATGATTTCGTGGCTGGTGCATTCCTGTTTCTCTTTGTTGGAAATCCGGCATTTGCATTCTCAGTCCTGACTGTCCCGGTAATCATCGCTATTCTGATTATCACGCCAGTATTACACCGGGTTGTTAATATTATTGGATACAAAATGGGAGTGAAAGACGTTCCATGGTAGAAAAAAGTCTTAAGGATCAGTTAATTCAGATTGGTGCAATTCGATTTGGTAATTTTACACTGGCATCTGGAAAGAAGAGTGATGTATATATTGACATTAAAATGGCTATGACTCACCCTGAAATCCTGAAATCCATTGCAGTTTCTGTCATGGATCAGAAACTGGAATGGGATGTGGTTGCCGGGGTAGCAGTTGGCGGTGTTCCTCTGGCTGTTGCATCATCTCTTGAGAGTGGAAGGCCTTATGTAATCATACGAAAAGAGCAGAAAACACATGGTCTCTCCTCCCTTATCATCGGTGATGTGAAAGGGAAACGAGTCGTCATGATAGAAGATGTTACTACATCTGGAGGGTCTGCTCTCTTTGGTGTTGATCAGATCAGACAGGCAGGCGGCGTTATAACTGACATAATATCAGTTGTAGATAGGGGTGAGGGAGCAGAAGAGACACTTTCCAATGCAGGGATAAAACTGACTTCTCTGGTTTCCAAAAGCGATCTTGTTCAGAAATAGGTATTAACATAATCTAGCCCATCTTTTTATGATGTTATATGAGTGGTTTGATACACTCTTTCTGATGAATGCCTTACGTTCGGTTAATTGTAAGATCGTCAGAGTAATTACGCATGGCTGACAAATAGTCACAGGACAGAGAATCAGGCAGGCAACCGTGTCATTTTATTGATTTGGTAGCAGCCGTAATTGTGTTTCTCTATACAATAGATGCTCTGTATATCCGGGTATTGCTGTTCCCGGTAAATATCAAAAAATCCAGAAGATAGCGCATGAATACAAACACTCATCAGGAAAGCAGGCAGCAGATGAAGGTTCTCGTTGTCGGGAGCGGAGGCAGAGAGCATGCTATAGCACAGGCTCTCTCAAAAGGCCAGGATATTGTTGTCTACGCAGCAATGACACGCATCAATCCGGGCATCGCTGCCCTGTCACAGGAGTATATTATCACAAGGGAGACAGCTTCCCGGGAGATTACAGACTTCTGTACCAGAAACCAGATTGGGTATGCGTTTATCGGTCCAGAAGTTCCTCTAGAGGCCGGGGTTGTCGACTCCTTAATTTCAGCAGGAGTACTCTGTGTTGGTCCGAAAAAGATGGCAGCACAGATAGAGACAGATAAAGCCTTCTGCAGGAACCTGATGAAACAATATAACATTCCGGGTTTACCTGGATATCATATATTTCAAGGTCCCGATGAAGCGATAACCTTCCTGAAGACCACATCATCTGATTTTGCAATTAAACCGATCGGACTTACCGGAGGAAAAGGAGTCAGGATCATGGGTGAGCATGTTGATCAGGATGGCGCTTGTGAGTACATTCGTGAAATAAATGGCGGCGTAGTTATTGAGGAACGTCTGATCGGTGAGGAGTTCACTCTTCAGGCATTTGTAGATGGGAAAAACCTGGTCCCTATGCCTCTGGTTCAGGATCATAAGAGAGCCTTCGAAGGTGATACCGGACCAAATACCGGCGGTATGGGATCATATACTCTTCCAGATCACCGGATGCCATTCATCACCGATGATGAATATGATCAGGCCCTAGCGATCATGAAAAAGGTTGTAGCTGCCCTTGAAACTGAGGGATATCCGTATGTTGGAATCCTCTATGGTCAGTTTATGAATACTGCCCGTGGTCCGATGGTTATCGAGTTTAATGCAAGATTTGGAGACCCTGAAGCAATGAATGTCCTTAGCCTTTTAAGTTCAGACATCGGAGATGTGATCCGGGGAGTTACAACAGGGACCCTTGATAAGATCAGAATTTCCTTTGAAAACAAGGCCACGGTTTGCAAATATATTGTTCCTGACGGGTACCCTGATAATCCTCATGCCGGCAATCTCATAATACCCGGGGATGGAGGACCTGCACTGCTGTATTATGCATCAGTTGTCAGGGAAGGAGATCACCTGATTACGCAGTCATCACGAACCATGGCGTATGTTGGTATTGGTGATACCCTGGAAGAGGCTGAGAAGATAGCAGAAGCCGCAGCAGCATCGGTCCAGGGACCTGTTCGTCACCGCCGTGATGTGGGAACCATGGATGTCCTTAAAAAGAGGATAGATCACATGCAGGAGATTAGATGAAAAAAGATTTTGTCTCGATTCTTGATATTTCACGTGACGAACTTGGCGAATTGATCGCAACGTCCCGCAGACTCAAAGAAGAGAGACGGGTCGGGGTTTTTCCTCCTCATCTTTCACAGAAGACTCTTGGCATGATCTTTGAAAAATCATCAACCAGAACAAGGATCTCGTTTGAAGTGGGCATGTATGAGCTGGGTGGTCATGCCCTGTTCCTTAATCCCAAGGATATGCAACTGGGAAGAGGAGAAGCAATTCGTGATACTGCACGGGTTATGTCTCGGTTTGTTTCAGCCATCATGATCAGGGCAAACTCACACCAGAGTGTAACCGAACTTGCAGTTCATGCTGATATCCCGGTGATAAATGGTCTCTCTGATTGTGAACATCCCTGCCAGATTCTTGCAGATATTATGACCATTGTAGAGCACCTGCACAGGATAGAAAAAGTAACAGTTGCCTGGGTTGGAGATGGAAATAATGTATGTAACTCACTTATTCTGAGCACTATCCTCACCGGTATGGAGGTCAGAATTGCATGTCCTCCTCAGTATAAACCATCACTTGAATATATTGAACAGGCCAGGAGTGAAGGGGCGATAATAGAACTGGGAGAAGATCCCATTGCAGCAGTTCAAAATGCTGATGTGGTTATGACCGATACCTGGGTATCTATGGGTCACGAGGAAGA is part of the Methanospirillum lacunae genome and harbors:
- the purD gene encoding phosphoribosylamine--glycine ligase translates to MNTNTHQESRQQMKVLVVGSGGREHAIAQALSKGQDIVVYAAMTRINPGIAALSQEYIITRETASREITDFCTRNQIGYAFIGPEVPLEAGVVDSLISAGVLCVGPKKMAAQIETDKAFCRNLMKQYNIPGLPGYHIFQGPDEAITFLKTTSSDFAIKPIGLTGGKGVRIMGEHVDQDGACEYIREINGGVVIEERLIGEEFTLQAFVDGKNLVPMPLVQDHKRAFEGDTGPNTGGMGSYTLPDHRMPFITDDEYDQALAIMKKVVAALETEGYPYVGILYGQFMNTARGPMVIEFNARFGDPEAMNVLSLLSSDIGDVIRGVTTGTLDKIRISFENKATVCKYIVPDGYPDNPHAGNLIIPGDGGPALLYYASVVREGDHLITQSSRTMAYVGIGDTLEEAEKIAEAAAASVQGPVRHRRDVGTMDVLKKRIDHMQEIR
- the pyrE gene encoding orotate phosphoribosyltransferase — encoded protein: MVEKSLKDQLIQIGAIRFGNFTLASGKKSDVYIDIKMAMTHPEILKSIAVSVMDQKLEWDVVAGVAVGGVPLAVASSLESGRPYVIIRKEQKTHGLSSLIIGDVKGKRVVMIEDVTTSGGSALFGVDQIRQAGGVITDIISVVDRGEGAEETLSNAGIKLTSLVSKSDLVQK
- a CDS encoding CDP-2,3-bis-(O-geranylgeranyl)-sn-glycerol synthase; the encoded protein is MLPAYVPNSAAAAVGGGIPIDGGHTWYDGKRILGDGKTIRGFFGGVACGCIIGILQIMAQGQPVFSMLPKLNIFSVLLLATGALVGDMVKSFFKRRAGIERGGKWPLVDQYDFVAGAFLFLFVGNPAFAFSVLTVPVIIAILIITPVLHRVVNIIGYKMGVKDVPW
- the argF gene encoding ornithine carbamoyltransferase, producing MKKDFVSILDISRDELGELIATSRRLKEERRVGVFPPHLSQKTLGMIFEKSSTRTRISFEVGMYELGGHALFLNPKDMQLGRGEAIRDTARVMSRFVSAIMIRANSHQSVTELAVHADIPVINGLSDCEHPCQILADIMTIVEHLHRIEKVTVAWVGDGNNVCNSLILSTILTGMEVRIACPPQYKPSLEYIEQARSEGAIIELGEDPIAAVQNADVVMTDTWVSMGHEEETKEREKIFAPYQVNMDLLSHAKPGAIVMHCLPAHRGSEITDEVIDSSRSVVWDQAENRLHVQKALLLRLLA